In Liquorilactobacillus hordei DSM 19519, the following proteins share a genomic window:
- a CDS encoding IS1380 family transposase — MKTLQEMAFNFNKNILVSHTGGQLSSDGGLTLCVELMAKFQFTNLADKLLRFNDQRRYCQHSNSSILRQLTLQIIAGYSTDSAATFLEKEPLFKLLLDKPSLASQATISRFWQRFDKDSVSTLQTLNEALIDRVRLLTNQTATIIDIDSTHSDTYGKQEATNYNAHYGTEGYHPLLATDQDGNLLKAVLRPGNAYTSKDVKAFLTPLLKHYQTQLPTTDILVRGDSGFATPEVYDVCEADDVFYIIRLKRNRKLQNLAEKFVKISDQTQWQEKETHYYSEIYQSASWPKPRQIYVKSTRAAGELIFSHEFIVTNLTNLTAETAFELYHKRGQMENYIKEAKAGFFFDKTDSSTFNANAARMMVSVLAYNIVNFLKQLALTKHDSGLCVSTLRIRLFKFAARVVHTGRRIQLRLSSYHVYHRLFYQVLQRIQAIE, encoded by the coding sequence TTGAAAACTTTACAGGAAATGGCATTCAATTTCAACAAGAATATTTTAGTATCGCATACGGGTGGTCAATTATCTTCCGATGGCGGGCTAACATTGTGTGTAGAACTGATGGCAAAGTTTCAGTTCACCAACTTGGCCGATAAACTATTGAGGTTCAATGACCAGCGACGATATTGTCAACACAGTAATTCTAGTATCTTAAGACAGTTAACTCTTCAGATTATTGCCGGTTATAGCACAGATTCTGCGGCAACTTTTTTAGAAAAAGAACCGCTTTTTAAATTATTATTGGATAAACCGTCTTTGGCTTCACAAGCAACAATATCACGTTTTTGGCAACGCTTTGATAAAGATAGTGTTAGCACATTACAGACTTTAAATGAGGCTTTGATCGACCGTGTTCGACTATTAACCAACCAGACAGCCACGATTATTGATATCGATTCGACTCACTCAGACACTTATGGCAAACAGGAAGCCACTAACTACAACGCACATTATGGTACTGAAGGATATCATCCATTACTGGCAACTGATCAAGATGGTAACTTATTGAAAGCTGTCTTGCGTCCTGGAAATGCCTACACCAGCAAAGATGTAAAAGCTTTTTTAACACCACTATTAAAGCATTATCAAACTCAGCTGCCCACGACTGACATTCTGGTTCGTGGTGATAGTGGCTTCGCCACGCCAGAAGTTTACGATGTCTGTGAAGCCGACGATGTGTTTTACATTATTCGACTCAAACGCAATCGGAAACTGCAGAATCTAGCTGAAAAGTTCGTCAAGATCAGTGATCAAACCCAGTGGCAAGAGAAAGAGACTCACTACTACTCTGAAATCTATCAATCAGCATCGTGGCCTAAGCCGCGGCAGATCTATGTTAAATCAACTCGAGCAGCCGGTGAACTGATCTTTTCACATGAATTTATCGTTACTAATCTGACTAATTTAACGGCTGAAACAGCCTTTGAACTGTATCACAAACGCGGCCAAATGGAAAATTACATCAAAGAAGCTAAAGCAGGTTTCTTTTTCGATAAGACTGATAGTTCAACGTTTAATGCCAACGCTGCCCGGATGATGGTTAGTGTACTGGCTTACAATATTGTCAACTTTTTAAAGCAGCTAGCACTGACAAAACATGATTCAGGTTTGTGCGTTAGCACATTGCGGATCCGTTTATTCAAATTTGCGGCACGTGTCGTGCATACTGGCCGACGCATTCAGTTGCGACTGAGCTCGTATCATGTTTACCATCGACTGTTCTACCAGGTTCTACAGCGTATCCAGGCTATTGAATAA
- a CDS encoding aminotransferase class IV — protein MIQDEDGNLVLPGITKIKLLEIAKSLGLEVIEKAVPVTMLSQVEECFASNSVHEVMPIVEIDGKPVQNGKRGPITKLLQDKYIEATL, from the coding sequence ATAATTCAGGATGAAGACGGTAATTTAGTATTACCTGGTATCACAAAAATTAAACTATTAGAAATTGCCAAATCTCTTGGATTAGAAGTTATTGAAAAAGCTGTCCCAGTAACAATGCTTAGCCAAGTCGAAGAATGTTTTGCATCTAATTCTGTGCATGAAGTAATGCCCATTGTTGAAATTGATGGGAAACCTGTCCAAAATGGTAAGCGTGGACCAATAACAAAACTTCTTCAAGATAAATATATTGAAGCAACACTATAA
- a CDS encoding alpha/beta hydrolase, with amino-acid sequence MHDKLIKTDLGDYKISVRAGKTIIVFLNGASGFDTFDSFAPVIVKLPEDLGILAIDYLNSGMSSLTKKSYRLEEDITNLVEIIEKQDAQKVIIVAHSMGGILALPIADRINNFAGFIGLEPTTREIMFNPSKEKTYIEQKNKFESMTEEQFMIKMQNQTRKNFSKEQDKLLWQHYYQDDLRHSEVRDTQKQKELMQSVVNYDDIRFRRAAPSVIFTQKYRKAEYGRSEYITDRTKIVCLGDNHYFFWDFPEEIAKEIIRLS; translated from the coding sequence ATGCACGATAAATTAATTAAAACAGATTTAGGAGATTATAAAATAAGTGTACGCGCAGGTAAAACGATAATAGTTTTTTTGAATGGTGCAAGTGGGTTTGATACATTTGATAGTTTTGCCCCCGTAATTGTTAAGCTACCAGAAGATCTTGGAATTTTAGCAATTGACTATCTAAATTCTGGAATGAGCTCATTGACTAAGAAATCTTATCGACTTGAAGAAGATATTACTAATTTGGTGGAAATTATTGAAAAGCAAGATGCACAAAAAGTCATCATAGTTGCGCATAGCATGGGAGGAATACTTGCTCTGCCAATTGCGGATAGGATTAATAATTTTGCAGGCTTTATTGGACTTGAACCTACAACAAGGGAAATAATGTTTAATCCTTCTAAAGAAAAAACTTATATTGAGCAAAAAAATAAATTTGAGAGTATGACTGAAGAACAATTTATGATTAAGATGCAAAATCAAACAAGAAAGAATTTTTCAAAAGAACAAGATAAGTTATTATGGCAACATTATTATCAAGATGATCTGAGACATTCAGAAGTTAGAGATACTCAAAAACAAAAAGAGTTAATGCAGTCGGTTGTTAATTATGATGACATCAGATTTCGCAGGGCAGCACCGAGTGTTATTTTTACACAAAAATATAGAAAAGCAGAGTATGGACGTTCAGAATATATAACAGATAGGACTAAGATTGTTTGTCTTGGTGATAATCATTATTTCTTTTGGGATTTCCCAGAAGAAATTGCTAAGGAAATTATCAGATTAAGTTAA
- a CDS encoding ABC transporter permease, with product MKKYLFFRILRSFLSIFLVTTITYIIIYSLIPKRDVFSQDPLIQKLASRPDKLLDYKNTAYHKMNYLDYYDTQTLVKKVQKAMPNSDVSGSHGKKNFNILSKWAKKAGFKIKSYPSSKRYYAIRDLPLWERLGRFYGNLVKIDTPWSVKDKNNPNLKRYLKIENDKWVGWALVGSGTKYRYQIYFNNSFPFIHQNIIHFDLGTSYPTFSGTSVSDVISGRQGATVSEKYNLGNGVTINSADNVYTRQYQSKTHRNAFDYDRYKDSYTNLDQNYQDPSMIGTSFRVGIFALIISYAISIPMAFFMARFKGKLFDKVGTGIVTLLIAIPSLAFIYAFRYIGAQLFGLPDSFPTQGAGSFGSWVMPTVILGLLSVSGLVIWFRRYMIDQQQSDYVKFARSKGLTDNEIYRKHIFKNASIPIVQNIPGMIIGLIEGATITENIFAMPGMGKMLPDAILAHNNSIVIGLVFIFTTIGVLSVLLGDILMVIVDPRIKLSAKGDE from the coding sequence TTGAAAAAATATCTTTTTTTTCGGATACTAAGGTCATTTTTAAGTATTTTTTTAGTAACTACTATCACTTATATAATAATCTATTCACTCATTCCAAAACGTGATGTGTTTAGCCAGGATCCTTTGATTCAAAAATTAGCTTCAAGACCAGATAAACTATTAGATTACAAGAATACTGCATATCACAAAATGAATTACCTTGATTATTATGATACACAGACACTTGTTAAGAAGGTTCAAAAAGCTATGCCAAATTCAGATGTTTCTGGAAGTCACGGCAAGAAGAACTTCAATATACTCAGTAAATGGGCAAAAAAGGCTGGGTTTAAGATTAAATCTTATCCAAGCAGTAAGCGATACTATGCGATTCGAGATCTACCATTGTGGGAGAGATTGGGACGTTTTTATGGTAATCTTGTAAAAATAGATACACCTTGGAGTGTCAAAGATAAGAATAATCCGAATTTAAAACGGTATTTAAAAATTGAAAATGATAAGTGGGTCGGATGGGCCTTAGTTGGTTCAGGAACTAAATATCGTTATCAAATCTATTTTAATAATTCGTTTCCGTTTATTCATCAAAACATTATTCATTTTGACTTAGGAACTTCATATCCAACATTCAGTGGGACGTCTGTCTCGGATGTAATCTCAGGTAGGCAAGGCGCAACTGTTTCTGAGAAATATAACTTGGGAAATGGCGTTACTATAAATTCAGCCGATAATGTTTACACGAGACAGTATCAATCAAAAACTCATAGAAATGCATTTGATTATGACCGGTATAAGGATTCCTATACGAATCTAGATCAGAATTATCAGGATCCATCAATGATTGGAACTTCGTTTAGAGTGGGTATTTTTGCTCTAATAATTTCATACGCTATTTCAATTCCAATGGCATTCTTTATGGCACGATTTAAAGGAAAGTTATTTGATAAAGTTGGAACAGGAATTGTTACCTTATTAATAGCAATTCCAAGTTTGGCATTTATTTATGCTTTCCGTTATATCGGCGCACAACTTTTCGGATTACCTGATTCATTTCCAACTCAAGGTGCTGGTAGCTTTGGTTCATGGGTAATGCCAACTGTAATATTAGGATTGCTTTCAGTATCCGGTTTGGTAATTTGGTTTAGACGATATATGATTGATCAGCAACAATCAGATTATGTTAAGTTTGCACGCAGCAAAGGATTAACAGACAATGAGATTTACCGTAAACATATTTTTAAGAATGCATCTATTCCTATTGTACAGAATATACCTGGGATGATTATTGGGTTAATTGAAGGGGCAACAATTACTGAAAACATATTTGCTATGCCTGGAATGGGTAAGATGTTGCCTGATGCGATTTTAGCGCATAACAATTCTATTGTTATCGGTTTAGTATTCATCTTTACGACAATTGGAGTACTATCGGTTCTTCTAGGGGATATTTTGATGGTAATTGTTGATCCTAGAATCAAGCTTTCCGCGAAGGGAGACGAGTAA
- a CDS encoding C69 family dipeptidase: MTKKIHGSCTTILVGKKASIDGSTIISRNDDGHEALDPQRFVVVTPETQPRNYESVISKVNVKLPDNPLSYTSIPNAILTNGTWPTAGINSENVAMSATETITTNPRVLGADPFVAGGIGEEDLVTLVLPYIHSAREGVKRLGELLEEYGTYEPNGIAFSDKDEVWWLETIGGHHWAAKKIPDDAYVVAPNRMNIDEFDFDSEETMASVDLKEMINKYHLNPDFDKINLRHIFGSSSIKDTVYNNPRTWYGQKFFNPDNTNDPMDQDQPFICHANRKISIEDVKYVLSSHFENTKYDVYGSGTDEEKTLFRPIGINRNHNVHILQIRNDVPAELAGVHWLAFGANTFNTVVPFYAKVNDTPASFKDADGTFNLNNMYWLSCTTALLGDTDYDFYVDMRNSYELEAMSNYHRIQNDTDKNFNDKEHDIDKYLEEANQKLADEALKLQTKLLGDMVIAGSEKMKLRYNLND; encoded by the coding sequence ATGACAAAAAAAATACATGGTTCATGTACAACAATTTTAGTTGGGAAAAAAGCATCAATTGATGGTTCGACAATTATTTCGCGAAATGATGATGGGCATGAAGCACTCGACCCACAGCGTTTTGTGGTTGTAACACCAGAAACACAACCACGAAATTATGAATCTGTTATTAGTAAGGTCAATGTTAAATTACCTGATAATCCACTAAGTTATACTTCCATACCGAATGCAATTTTGACAAATGGGACATGGCCAACAGCAGGAATTAATAGTGAAAATGTTGCGATGTCTGCCACCGAAACAATTACTACTAATCCCCGTGTTTTAGGAGCTGACCCATTTGTTGCAGGTGGAATTGGGGAAGAAGATTTAGTAACGTTAGTGTTGCCTTATATACACAGTGCTCGCGAAGGGGTTAAAAGACTAGGTGAGTTGCTCGAAGAATATGGAACATATGAACCAAACGGAATTGCTTTTTCAGATAAAGATGAAGTTTGGTGGTTGGAAACGATTGGTGGACACCATTGGGCAGCTAAAAAAATTCCTGATGACGCCTATGTAGTTGCACCTAATCGAATGAATATTGATGAGTTTGATTTTGATTCAGAAGAGACAATGGCATCCGTTGATTTAAAAGAAATGATTAATAAGTATCATTTAAATCCAGATTTTGACAAAATCAATCTACGACATATTTTCGGTAGTTCATCAATTAAGGACACCGTCTATAATAATCCTCGAACATGGTATGGACAAAAATTCTTTAATCCAGATAATACAAATGATCCAATGGACCAAGACCAGCCATTCATTTGTCATGCTAATCGTAAAATTTCCATTGAAGATGTTAAGTATGTTTTGAGTTCACATTTTGAAAATACAAAATATGATGTTTATGGTTCAGGGACAGACGAGGAAAAAACGTTATTTAGACCCATTGGAATCAATCGAAATCATAATGTGCATATTTTGCAAATTAGAAATGATGTTCCTGCTGAACTAGCTGGTGTACATTGGTTAGCTTTTGGTGCAAATACCTTTAATACAGTCGTCCCATTTTATGCAAAGGTTAATGATACACCTGCAAGTTTCAAAGATGCAGATGGGACATTTAATCTGAATAATATGTACTGGTTAAGTTGTACAACAGCACTTTTAGGAGACACGGATTATGACTTTTACGTTGATATGCGCAATAGCTATGAACTAGAAGCTATGAGTAATTATCATAGGATTCAAAATGATACCGATAAGAACTTCAATGATAAAGAACATGATATCGATAAATACCTTGAAGAAGCTAATCAAAAACTTGCAGATGAGGCTTTAAAATTACAAACTAAATTACTGGGTGACATGGTGATAGCAGGGTCTGAAAAAATGAAGTTGCGATATAATTTGAATGATTAA
- a CDS encoding zeta toxin family protein translates to MDEPILIIIRGNSGSGKTYLAKKVQNYYGTKRSFLIQQDIIRRDILHSDDHVGNISIELMTKMIEFGKQNYEITILEGILRKDVYSEMIEEAVNEFEERSLVFYLDLSFEQTVKNNNKKKVSFSTEQLKNWWREKDYLNDSDIVMNDSNEQLILKRVAELMI, encoded by the coding sequence TTGGATGAACCGATTTTAATCATTATTCGTGGTAATTCAGGTTCTGGAAAAACATATTTAGCAAAGAAAGTTCAAAATTATTATGGAACGAAACGAAGTTTTCTGATTCAGCAAGATATTATTCGAAGAGATATTTTGCATTCAGATGATCACGTCGGGAATATTTCAATCGAATTAATGACGAAAATGATTGAATTTGGCAAACAAAACTATGAAATAACAATTCTTGAAGGAATTCTGAGAAAAGATGTCTATTCAGAGATGATTGAAGAAGCAGTTAATGAATTTGAAGAAAGATCATTAGTTTTTTATTTAGATTTGTCGTTTGAACAAACTGTTAAAAATAATAATAAAAAGAAAGTTTCTTTTTCAACTGAGCAACTAAAAAATTGGTGGAGGGAAAAAGACTATCTTAATGATTCTGATATCGTGATGAATGATAGTAATGAGCAGCTGATTTTGAAGCGGGTAGCTGAACTAATGATATAA
- the oppC gene encoding oligopeptide ABC transporter permease OppC: MTENDFAVVSLDNKENEKIDTPKYSYWGSVAKKFLFSKITIFMLALMTFILLMSFIQPLFSGYSLSSVGNINDFNARYNWPSLKYWFGTDADGNSLFDAIWAGARTSISIGVIASLITEVIGVIIGSIWGVSKKIDRIMLEIYNVIANVPSLLIIIVLSYSFGNGFWNLIFAMTCTSWIGTAYFMRVQVMIMREREYNVASKTLGTPMNRIIFRNILPYLTSVIVTDVSMALPSFISYEVFLSFLGVGLSQNVPSLGRLISQYSPYMTTYPYLFWLPVLVLALITISLYIIGQRLADASDPRTHM, from the coding sequence ATCACTGAAAATGATTTTGCCGTCGTCTCTCTGGATAATAAAGAAAATGAAAAAATAGATACACCAAAGTATTCATACTGGGGATCTGTAGCAAAAAAATTTTTATTTAGTAAGATTACGATTTTTATGCTAGCATTGATGACATTTATTTTATTGATGTCCTTCATTCAGCCTCTTTTTAGTGGGTATAGTTTGTCTAGTGTTGGTAATATCAATGATTTCAATGCTCGCTACAATTGGCCAAGTTTAAAGTACTGGTTTGGTACTGACGCAGATGGTAATTCATTATTTGATGCAATTTGGGCTGGTGCACGTACATCAATTTCAATTGGTGTCATTGCTTCATTAATTACGGAAGTTATAGGTGTAATTATCGGATCAATTTGGGGTGTCTCAAAGAAAATTGACCGTATTATGCTTGAAATATATAATGTTATCGCAAATGTGCCATCGCTCTTAATTATTATTGTTTTATCCTATTCTTTTGGTAATGGATTTTGGAATTTGATTTTTGCGATGACCTGTACCTCTTGGATTGGGACTGCTTATTTTATGCGTGTACAGGTAATGATTATGCGTGAACGTGAATATAATGTGGCTTCAAAAACATTGGGAACACCGATGAATCGAATTATTTTTAGGAACATTTTACCGTATTTGACATCAGTCATAGTGACAGATGTATCCATGGCACTCCCGTCATTTATTTCATATGAAGTATTTTTATCATTTTTGGGTGTAGGATTAAGTCAAAATGTTCCATCACTTGGACGATTAATCTCACAATACTCACCATATATGACAACTTATCCTTACTTATTCTGGCTACCAGTACTGGTGCTTGCGCTGATAACGATTTCGTTATATATAATCGGGCAACGTTTGGCTGATGCATCAGATCCGAGAACACATATGTAA
- a CDS encoding ATP-binding cassette domain-containing protein produces the protein MDNSTRETLLSIKDLEITFGTGNSKFVAVQDVNFDIFKGEIFSLVGESGSGKTTIGRAVLGINPTSNGQIIFEGKQINGKISGKEKFDIERKIQMIFQDPSASLNERATVDYIISEGLYNYKLFKNEEDRLNKVKKMLEAVGLLPEQLYRYPHEFSGGQRQRIGIARALIMNPDLVVADEPISALDMSIRAQVLNLLKKFQREQGVTFLFVAHDLSVVRYISDRIAVIRAGRILELAETEELFNNPIHPYTKSLLSAIPIPDPQIAKNRENIVYDPSIHNYSTEKPKFEEIKPGHFVYCNETEAKEYKIKFK, from the coding sequence ATGGACAATAGCACTAGAGAAACTCTTCTTTCTATTAAGGATTTAGAGATCACATTTGGAACTGGCAATTCAAAATTTGTAGCAGTTCAAGACGTTAACTTTGATATTTTCAAAGGAGAAATCTTTTCACTTGTTGGTGAATCGGGTTCAGGTAAAACTACAATTGGACGGGCTGTTTTAGGGATTAATCCAACGAGTAATGGTCAAATTATTTTTGAGGGTAAACAAATTAATGGTAAGATTTCAGGAAAAGAAAAATTTGACATCGAACGAAAAATTCAAATGATTTTCCAAGATCCTTCTGCTTCCCTGAATGAACGTGCAACAGTTGATTATATAATTTCTGAAGGATTATATAATTACAAATTATTTAAGAATGAAGAAGATAGATTAAATAAAGTTAAGAAAATGCTTGAAGCAGTAGGCTTGCTTCCAGAGCAACTATACCGATACCCACATGAATTTTCGGGTGGCCAAAGACAGCGGATTGGAATAGCACGAGCACTGATTATGAATCCTGATTTAGTAGTTGCCGATGAACCAATTTCTGCGTTAGATATGTCAATTCGAGCACAGGTATTGAACTTACTGAAGAAATTTCAACGGGAACAAGGGGTAACTTTCTTGTTTGTTGCACATGATCTATCTGTTGTCCGCTATATTTCTGATAGAATAGCAGTCATTAGAGCAGGGAGAATATTGGAATTGGCAGAGACCGAAGAATTATTTAATAATCCAATTCATCCTTATACCAAGTCTTTATTATCAGCTATCCCGATTCCAGATCCACAAATTGCTAAGAATCGGGAAAATATTGTGTATGATCCAAGTATCCATAACTATTCAACTGAGAAGCCTAAATTCGAAGAAATAAAACCTGGACATTTTGTATATTGTAATGAGACTGAGGCTAAAGAGTACAAAATTAAGTTTAAATAA
- a CDS encoding ABC transporter ATP-binding protein yields the protein MNDENILEVRNLNVSFQVRGSEIEAIHDISLNLKKHETLAIVGESGSGKSVLTKAFTGMLEQNGRISQGTIDYKETRLSDLKVNKQWDKIRGKEIATIFQDPMTSLDPIHTIGSQISEVVVKHQKKSKKEAKQIAIDLMEKTGIPNAEKRYNEYPFEYSGGMRQRIVIAIALACRPEVLICDEPTTALDVTIQAQILDLIKELQAEYKFTIIFITHDLGVVASIADRIAVMYSGKIIEIGTCEEIFYDSRHPYTWSLLSSLPQLARKGEELKSIPGTPPSLYKKIIGDAFAPRNQFAMSVDFKAEPPMFKVTETHYAKTWLLDKRAPKIERPELIQNLHQHMLEMTAED from the coding sequence ATGAATGATGAAAACATTCTTGAAGTACGGAATTTAAATGTCAGTTTTCAAGTTCGAGGCAGTGAAATTGAAGCAATTCATGATATTTCTTTAAATTTGAAAAAACATGAAACACTTGCGATAGTAGGTGAATCTGGTTCTGGAAAATCGGTTTTAACAAAAGCTTTTACTGGAATGCTCGAACAAAATGGTCGTATTTCTCAGGGAACTATTGACTATAAAGAAACTCGACTAAGTGATTTGAAAGTAAATAAACAATGGGATAAAATTCGAGGAAAAGAGATCGCTACTATTTTTCAAGATCCAATGACCTCGTTAGACCCGATTCATACAATTGGTTCACAAATTTCGGAAGTTGTTGTAAAGCATCAAAAGAAGAGTAAGAAAGAAGCAAAACAAATAGCAATTGATTTGATGGAGAAAACAGGTATTCCAAATGCTGAGAAGCGTTATAATGAATATCCTTTTGAATATTCAGGTGGAATGAGACAAAGAATAGTTATAGCAATTGCGTTGGCCTGCCGCCCAGAAGTGTTGATTTGTGATGAACCAACGACTGCTTTAGATGTTACAATTCAAGCTCAGATACTTGATCTAATCAAAGAACTTCAAGCAGAATATAAATTTACAATTATTTTTATTACGCATGATTTAGGAGTAGTTGCATCAATTGCAGATCGAATTGCAGTGATGTATTCTGGAAAAATTATTGAAATTGGTACCTGTGAAGAGATATTCTATGACTCACGCCACCCATATACATGGAGTTTGCTATCCTCACTGCCACAATTAGCACGAAAGGGTGAAGAACTAAAATCAATTCCAGGGACACCACCTTCTTTATATAAGAAGATAATAGGAGATGCTTTTGCACCTAGAAATCAGTTTGCTATGTCTGTTGACTTTAAAGCAGAACCACCTATGTTTAAAGTTACAGAAACTCATTATGCTAAAACTTGGTTATTAGACAAGAGAGCTCCAAAGATTGAAAGGCCTGAACTAATTCAAAATCTTCATCAACATATGCTTGAAATGACAGCCGAAGATTAA
- a CDS encoding ABC transporter substrate-binding protein: MRFSKVGVKAIGKYKLQYNLTQAESYWNSKLTYGVMFPVNAKFLKESGKNFGKMKADSILYNGGYILKNFTSKSVIQMTANSSYWDKKDIHIKNVKLTYNDLSNPDSLYKAFKSGTNSAARVYPNSAGYKEVEKNNKNNIVWSLPGSATYNFTFNLNRKNYDATSKTTSKEKSDTKKAILNKNFRLAVQFAFNKADYNAQNVGKAGAKKSLRNQLIPPTFVSVDGKNYNVAVEKELTAVSSPLSKISLADGQDSTYSPTKAKALIATAKEELEAEGVSLPIKLDIPEIEKDQTGINQAKSFKKSIESVLGKDNVQVDIQLLSQDKYLAGTYEATTGAQADYDISNASGWSPDYEDPSSYLDIYNPESGSMLSTIGLTIGDAESAAVAKTVGLDKYATLVDTAEAETSDVNKRNALFAKAEAALLDSGIQIPVYSDGGTPSVTKIVPFTGSYAPSGLGGASSYKYMKLQSKPVTTAQYNKAKAAWNKERAKIAKANADD, translated from the coding sequence ATCAGGTTTTCAAAAGTTGGTGTCAAAGCAATTGGTAAGTATAAGCTTCAATACAATTTGACACAGGCTGAATCTTATTGGAATTCAAAATTAACTTATGGGGTTATGTTCCCAGTTAATGCTAAGTTTTTAAAGGAATCAGGCAAGAACTTTGGTAAGATGAAGGCTGATAGTATTTTGTATAATGGTGGCTATATCTTGAAGAACTTTACTTCAAAATCAGTTATTCAGATGACGGCCAACAGTTCTTATTGGGATAAAAAGGATATTCATATTAAGAATGTTAAGTTGACTTATAATGATTTATCAAATCCTGATAGTTTATACAAAGCATTTAAGAGCGGGACAAATAGTGCAGCACGAGTATATCCTAACTCTGCTGGCTACAAAGAAGTTGAGAAAAATAACAAAAATAATATTGTTTGGTCATTACCAGGCTCAGCAACATATAATTTTACATTTAACTTGAATCGTAAGAATTATGATGCAACGTCAAAGACAACTTCAAAAGAAAAGTCTGATACTAAGAAGGCAATTCTTAACAAGAACTTCAGATTGGCTGTTCAGTTTGCTTTCAATAAAGCCGATTATAATGCGCAAAATGTTGGGAAGGCTGGGGCTAAAAAGTCTTTACGTAACCAATTAATTCCACCAACCTTTGTTTCGGTAGATGGAAAAAATTATAATGTTGCAGTAGAAAAAGAATTGACAGCTGTTTCAAGTCCGTTATCAAAAATCAGTTTAGCTGATGGACAAGATAGCACATACAGTCCAACAAAGGCTAAAGCTTTAATAGCTACAGCTAAAGAAGAACTTGAAGCTGAAGGTGTCTCTCTTCCAATTAAACTTGATATTCCTGAAATTGAAAAGGATCAGACAGGGATTAACCAAGCTAAATCATTTAAGAAGTCAATTGAAAGTGTACTTGGTAAAGACAATGTTCAAGTTGATATCCAATTACTTTCACAAGATAAGTACTTGGCGGGAACATATGAAGCTACAACTGGGGCACAAGCTGATTATGATATTAGTAATGCTTCAGGTTGGAGCCCAGACTATGAAGATCCTTCATCTTATTTAGATATTTATAATCCAGAATCTGGATCAATGTTATCGACGATTGGTTTGACAATTGGTGATGCAGAATCTGCGGCTGTTGCTAAGACTGTTGGCCTTGATAAATATGCCACATTAGTTGATACAGCTGAAGCAGAAACTAGTGATGTTAACAAGCGTAATGCATTATTTGCAAAAGCTGAGGCAGCATTACTTGATAGTGGAATCCAAATACCTGTGTATTCCGATGGTGGTACTCCGTCTGTAACTAAAATTGTTCCATTTACAGGAAGTTATGCTCCTTCTGGATTAGGTGGCGCAAGTTCATATAAGTATATGAAACTTCAATCAAAACCAGTTACAACTGCTCAATACAACAAGGCTAAAGCAGCTTGGAACAAGGAAAGAGCTAAGATTGCAAAAGCAAATGCTGATGACTAA